Proteins co-encoded in one Actinomadura luteofluorescens genomic window:
- a CDS encoding DUF6603 domain-containing protein, which yields MTDPTHTPGPADAEAADVERSVLAQIFAEFALFVEPARAAADPWRRNQLLRALGWDLGPLIGYDSQAFQEWADGIGKAVTDAAEAAADLPRDSLKGYKAAFEKLGAAAGPVKALPPRVGGEVPDELYETMLGDLLDYLPTAYLARRARWTLPAAVMLGVATLAADQENPSPPMPPGDNPIRLPRRRAGFDLGRLIDLLSDPGAYFRALYVPEGMDTPEAIDAAAARIFPKAAALLRGLGLDAAYGVKPGVGPDLGADGERLAGHLLSVRARVPDGAGDEVELGATFGLGLIEGRPALIVVPRIAAHVVGRAGGWNVSGDMDVSAEAFAFGPGGVTVAGADPAVRVAAEVARISAPDEPAWVVGAPDGVHLAVGELVLALRAALGTGRDDIEIGVRAGRAEVVIAGGDGDGFVKRVLPHEKVSVPFELGVAWSHRAGLHLTGAAGLIAEFPVHATVLGISPETVRIGVEASLADEAVTAWATTTLSVRVGGLTAVIEDVGLAADLTFPDEGGNLGKANLAPRFKPPSGLGLHLVLGVVDGGGYLSIDEPRGMYSGAFQFGMASSIAPGSSGFRLQAVAVLNTKTADGRPFTERDGSESYSLLVSGSFQWRPGLVLPAGITLTGLGAIVGLNRRANLEELRNATRSRSLDAVLFPADPVGNAPNVIATLGRMFPPDPTGTLVGIMARLEWLAGTVRADLGIMIEFPEPIRLVVLGRLVINFQEAGRFQLDVVGTLDPGAGEVSLDGSLVDSKLFGRPVSGDMALRLRWKGEKNFAVSIGGFHPAFPKPTGFPDLKRFSINLNKSGDLFRVEAYLAVTSNSVQFGGALYLHFAFWELVVDGRAWLDALIQFKPFWLTAELGATVSVKWGDKTLLALTLLIGISGPGPWRAHGEVTVHLLFWDISKRFDKVLGDPTEENRPTFVNAADLLLDALKQPGTWDVATPGGGGEMAALSTPELPAGQVLMHPGATLGVRQNLLPLGVDLDRLGTSRVQGPRRFDITSFTVGGEAGGLGDTIDDYYAPGQFFDLTQAEMVERPQSERRAAGRRLVAPAGTDVPDAALTVFTTAGDDGSYDRIIIDDPDTAARPMGDAVPAHHAARDGAGRDGDGRAFGDGLLAVFAGNGPAANARTRTSGPARFAAPPLAARIDHPERPDHSTDHSEVS from the coding sequence TTCGTGGAGCCGGCGCGGGCGGCGGCCGATCCGTGGCGGCGGAACCAGTTGCTGCGGGCGCTGGGGTGGGACCTCGGGCCGCTGATCGGGTACGACTCGCAGGCGTTCCAGGAGTGGGCGGACGGCATCGGCAAGGCCGTCACGGACGCGGCCGAGGCCGCCGCCGACCTGCCGCGCGACTCGCTCAAGGGCTACAAGGCGGCGTTCGAGAAGCTGGGCGCGGCCGCGGGGCCGGTGAAGGCGCTGCCGCCGCGGGTCGGCGGCGAGGTCCCGGACGAGCTGTACGAGACCATGCTCGGCGACCTGCTCGACTACCTGCCGACCGCCTACCTCGCGCGGCGCGCCCGGTGGACGCTGCCGGCCGCCGTCATGCTCGGCGTGGCGACGCTCGCGGCGGACCAGGAGAACCCCAGCCCGCCGATGCCGCCCGGCGACAACCCGATCCGGCTGCCGCGGCGCCGCGCCGGCTTCGACCTCGGCCGGCTCATCGACCTGCTGTCGGATCCCGGGGCGTACTTCCGCGCCCTGTACGTGCCGGAGGGGATGGACACGCCGGAGGCGATCGACGCCGCGGCGGCGCGCATCTTCCCGAAGGCGGCGGCGCTGCTGCGCGGGCTCGGGCTTGACGCCGCCTACGGCGTCAAGCCCGGGGTGGGGCCCGACCTCGGGGCGGACGGGGAGCGGCTCGCCGGGCACCTGCTGTCGGTGCGCGCACGCGTCCCGGACGGGGCGGGCGACGAGGTGGAGCTCGGCGCGACCTTCGGGCTGGGGCTCATCGAGGGACGCCCGGCGCTGATCGTCGTCCCGCGGATCGCGGCGCACGTCGTCGGAAGGGCCGGGGGCTGGAACGTCAGCGGCGACATGGACGTGTCCGCGGAGGCGTTCGCGTTCGGGCCGGGCGGGGTGACGGTGGCGGGCGCAGACCCGGCGGTGCGGGTGGCGGCCGAGGTGGCGCGGATCTCCGCGCCGGACGAGCCCGCGTGGGTCGTGGGCGCGCCCGACGGGGTGCACCTGGCGGTCGGCGAACTGGTGCTCGCGCTCCGCGCCGCGCTCGGCACCGGACGCGACGACATCGAGATCGGTGTCCGGGCCGGGCGGGCGGAGGTCGTCATCGCGGGCGGTGACGGCGACGGGTTCGTCAAGCGGGTCCTGCCGCACGAGAAGGTGTCGGTGCCGTTCGAGCTGGGCGTGGCGTGGTCGCATCGGGCCGGGCTGCACCTGACGGGCGCCGCCGGGCTGATCGCGGAGTTCCCGGTGCACGCGACGGTGCTCGGCATCAGCCCGGAGACGGTGCGGATCGGGGTTGAGGCGTCGCTGGCGGACGAGGCGGTCACCGCCTGGGCGACCACGACGCTGTCGGTGCGGGTGGGCGGCCTGACCGCGGTGATCGAGGACGTCGGTCTCGCCGCCGACCTCACGTTCCCGGACGAGGGCGGCAACCTCGGCAAGGCGAACCTCGCGCCGCGGTTCAAGCCGCCGTCCGGGCTGGGGCTGCACCTCGTGCTCGGTGTGGTGGACGGTGGCGGCTACCTGTCGATCGACGAGCCGCGCGGCATGTACTCCGGGGCGTTCCAGTTCGGGATGGCGAGCAGTATCGCGCCCGGGTCGAGCGGGTTCCGGCTCCAAGCCGTCGCCGTCCTCAACACGAAGACGGCGGACGGGAGGCCGTTCACCGAGCGGGACGGCAGCGAGAGCTACTCGCTGCTGGTGTCCGGGTCGTTCCAGTGGCGTCCGGGGCTGGTGCTGCCGGCCGGGATCACGTTGACCGGGCTCGGGGCGATCGTCGGCCTGAACCGGCGCGCGAACCTGGAGGAGCTGCGCAACGCGACCCGGTCCCGGAGCCTGGACGCGGTGCTGTTCCCGGCGGACCCGGTCGGCAACGCGCCCAACGTGATCGCGACGCTCGGGCGGATGTTCCCGCCCGACCCGACCGGCACGCTCGTCGGGATCATGGCGCGGCTGGAGTGGCTGGCCGGGACCGTCCGCGCCGACCTCGGCATCATGATCGAGTTTCCGGAGCCGATCCGGCTGGTCGTGCTCGGCCGGCTGGTGATCAACTTCCAGGAGGCCGGGAGGTTCCAGCTCGACGTGGTCGGGACGCTCGACCCGGGCGCGGGCGAGGTGTCGCTCGACGGCAGCCTCGTCGACTCCAAGCTGTTCGGGCGTCCGGTCAGCGGCGACATGGCGCTGCGGCTGCGCTGGAAGGGCGAGAAGAACTTCGCGGTCTCCATCGGCGGCTTCCACCCGGCGTTCCCGAAGCCGACCGGCTTCCCCGACCTGAAGCGCTTCTCCATCAACCTCAACAAGAGCGGCGACCTGTTCCGCGTCGAGGCGTACCTCGCCGTGACGAGCAACAGCGTCCAGTTCGGCGGCGCGCTCTACCTGCACTTCGCGTTCTGGGAACTGGTCGTGGACGGCCGCGCCTGGCTGGACGCGCTGATCCAGTTCAAGCCGTTCTGGCTGACCGCGGAGCTCGGCGCGACCGTGTCGGTGAAGTGGGGCGACAAGACCCTGCTCGCCCTCACGCTGCTCATCGGCATCAGCGGCCCCGGCCCATGGCGGGCGCACGGCGAGGTGACCGTCCACCTCCTGTTCTGGGACATCAGCAAGCGGTTCGACAAGGTGCTCGGCGACCCGACCGAGGAGAACCGGCCGACGTTCGTCAACGCCGCCGACCTGCTGCTCGACGCCCTCAAGCAGCCGGGGACCTGGGACGTCGCCACCCCCGGCGGCGGCGGGGAGATGGCCGCCCTGAGCACTCCGGAGCTGCCCGCGGGGCAGGTCCTCATGCACCCGGGCGCGACCCTCGGCGTCCGGCAGAACCTGCTGCCGCTCGGCGTGGACCTGGACCGCCTCGGCACCAGCCGCGTCCAGGGGCCCCGCCGCTTCGACATCACCTCGTTCACGGTCGGCGGGGAGGCCGGGGGGCTCGGCGACACGATCGACGACTACTACGCGCCGGGCCAGTTCTTCGACCTGACGCAAGCGGAGATGGTCGAGCGTCCGCAGTCCGAGCGCCGCGCGGCGGGACGGCGGCTCGTCGCGCCCGCCGGGACGGACGTGCCCGACGCCGCGCTGACCGTCTTCACGACCGCGGGCGACGACGGGTCCTACGACCGGATCATCATCGACGACCCCGACACCGCGGCCCGTCCCATGGGGGACGCCGTGCCCGCCCACCACGCCGCCCGCGATGGCGCGGGCCGCGACGGCGACGGCAGGGCCTTCGGCGACGGCCTGCTCGCGGTGTTCGCCGGGAACGGGCCCGCCGCGAACGCGAGGACCCGCACCAGCGGCCCGGCCCGTTTCGCCGCGCCGCCCCTCGCCGCGCGCATCGACCATCCAGAGCGCCCAGACCACTCGACCGACCACTCGGAGGTGTCCTGA